A genomic window from Planctomycetia bacterium includes:
- a CDS encoding HTTM domain-containing protein, with amino-acid sequence MFVDYLRELGGAALTGWNRFWFTPADVAVVALMRICVGAMLVYTHLVWMKELETFVALDGLIPRSSVESFYGERMRWAFSYLWLCDRPATLWTAHLLGLVVLAMFTVGLFTRVTSILSFIITLSYIHRLPGVLFGLDQMNGMLITYLMLAPCGAAYSVDRLLQTRRAGEGLPPAAPSTSANIATRLIQLHMCVIYFFAGLGKLQGDSWWAGYALWGAVANLEYQTLDLTWLARWPVLTAILTQIAAYWELTFCVLIWPRILRPLTMAIALPLHLGIGIAMGLMTFGLIMPIGILAFASPALVRRLLDRGEPDDLTAPAEQGRGASDSSPERSPSERTLTTERARSSSPRPPSGKRVDKRTN; translated from the coding sequence TTGTTCGTCGATTATTTGCGCGAGTTGGGTGGCGCCGCACTCACGGGCTGGAATCGCTTTTGGTTTACGCCGGCCGACGTCGCAGTCGTGGCGCTGATGCGCATCTGCGTCGGTGCGATGCTCGTCTATACGCATCTCGTCTGGATGAAAGAGCTCGAGACGTTCGTCGCACTCGACGGGTTGATTCCGCGCTCCTCGGTCGAGTCGTTTTACGGCGAACGCATGCGATGGGCCTTCAGCTACCTTTGGCTCTGCGACCGACCGGCGACGCTCTGGACCGCGCATCTCTTGGGGCTCGTCGTGCTCGCGATGTTCACCGTCGGGCTGTTCACTCGCGTGACTTCGATCTTGTCGTTCATTATCACGCTGTCGTATATCCATCGCTTGCCCGGCGTGTTGTTCGGGCTCGATCAGATGAACGGGATGCTGATCACGTATCTGATGCTCGCGCCGTGCGGAGCGGCATACTCGGTCGACCGATTGTTGCAGACGAGGAGGGCAGGGGAGGGCTTGCCGCCGGCCGCGCCATCGACGTCGGCCAACATCGCGACGCGGTTGATTCAACTACACATGTGCGTCATCTACTTCTTCGCCGGCCTTGGCAAGCTCCAAGGAGACTCTTGGTGGGCCGGCTATGCGCTGTGGGGGGCCGTCGCGAATCTCGAATATCAAACGCTCGACCTGACTTGGCTGGCCCGCTGGCCCGTGCTGACGGCGATCCTCACGCAGATCGCGGCCTATTGGGAGCTGACGTTCTGCGTTTTGATTTGGCCCCGAATTCTCCGCCCACTCACGATGGCGATCGCCTTGCCGTTGCATCTTGGGATCGGCATCGCCATGGGCCTCATGACATTCGGCCTCATCATGCCGATCGGGATCTTGGCGTTCGCGTCTCCTGCGCTCGTCCGACGACTGCTCGATCGCGGCGAGCCCGACGACCTGACGGCACCCGCGGAGCAGGGGAGGGGGGCGAGCGATTCATCCCCGGAGCGCAGCCCTTCGGAGCGAACGCTCACCACGGAAAGAGCTCGGTCGAGCAGCCCACGTCCACCTAGCGGCAAGCGTGTCGATAAGCGCACGAATTAG